A stretch of Cytophagales bacterium DNA encodes these proteins:
- a CDS encoding amidohydrolase, whose protein sequence is MKVWTLSLIFLTLIISCGEKETADLVLLNGKIYTVNATNDVVEAVAVKDGKIWKVGGTDEISALIGEATEQIDLEGQATYPGLIEGHAHIMGVGQNLINVDLMGTKSYQELVDAVAARAEETPEGEWIIGRGWHQDKWDKGPENIIKGFPTHDLLSEAVPNHPVWLKHASGHAGLANAKAMEAAGINQDSPDPSGGEIFKGLGGQPTGIFNETAQGSITAVIPPETKERRERVLKLALESCAAHGITGFHQAGSPSADIDLFKEFKAKGDLSLRLHVMLSGRDEALLNDYFENGPVIDSIDQLLNIRAVKLYSDGALGSRGAWLLEEYSDAPGKFGHNVTPMEVIEDVTMRATAAGFQVCTHAIGDRGNREVLDIYEKAFKTYPEQTQDHRFRIEHAQHLSGADIPRFASLGVVPAMQAIHMSSDRPWAIGRLGRARILEGAYVWRKLLDLDVKIVNGTDAPVEPISPFASFYASISRKTLQGTPDGGYEPDQKMTREQALRSYTLDAAYGAFQEEVVGSIEVGKFADFTVLDRDIMTIDEAEVLKTKATMTIVGGKVVYKGI, encoded by the coding sequence ATGAAAGTTTGGACCCTCTCCTTGATATTTCTAACTCTGATTATCAGCTGTGGAGAAAAAGAGACCGCCGATCTGGTTCTGTTAAATGGTAAGATCTATACGGTAAATGCGACTAACGATGTTGTAGAGGCTGTGGCCGTGAAAGACGGTAAAATTTGGAAAGTTGGAGGGACCGATGAAATCAGTGCACTGATAGGAGAAGCCACGGAGCAAATTGATTTGGAAGGGCAGGCGACCTACCCGGGGTTGATCGAAGGACATGCACACATCATGGGTGTAGGACAAAATCTGATCAACGTAGATCTGATGGGAACAAAAAGCTATCAGGAACTGGTAGATGCGGTTGCCGCAAGGGCTGAAGAAACCCCAGAAGGAGAATGGATCATTGGGCGCGGATGGCATCAGGACAAATGGGATAAAGGCCCAGAAAATATCATCAAAGGATTTCCAACGCACGACTTGTTGAGTGAAGCGGTGCCCAACCATCCGGTTTGGTTAAAGCATGCCAGTGGGCACGCCGGATTGGCCAATGCCAAAGCCATGGAAGCTGCAGGTATCAATCAAGACAGCCCTGATCCAAGTGGTGGGGAAATATTCAAAGGATTGGGAGGTCAGCCAACCGGGATTTTCAATGAGACGGCACAAGGAAGCATTACGGCAGTGATTCCTCCGGAAACAAAAGAAAGAAGAGAAAGGGTATTGAAGTTGGCCCTGGAATCATGTGCCGCACATGGGATCACGGGATTTCATCAAGCAGGTTCACCAAGTGCAGATATTGATTTGTTCAAAGAGTTTAAAGCAAAAGGTGACCTTTCACTAAGACTTCATGTCATGCTAAGTGGACGAGATGAAGCGCTTCTTAATGACTATTTCGAAAACGGTCCGGTGATCGACTCAATTGATCAACTGCTCAACATCAGGGCGGTAAAGTTGTATTCTGACGGAGCATTGGGATCAAGAGGTGCGTGGTTGTTGGAGGAGTATTCGGATGCACCTGGAAAATTTGGTCATAATGTAACTCCGATGGAAGTGATTGAAGATGTGACGATGCGAGCAACTGCAGCAGGGTTTCAGGTATGTACACATGCCATCGGGGACAGAGGTAATCGCGAAGTGCTGGATATCTATGAAAAGGCTTTCAAAACATATCCTGAACAGACCCAGGATCATCGATTCCGCATTGAGCATGCGCAGCACCTTAGCGGGGCAGATATTCCACGTTTCGCTTCATTAGGAGTGGTTCCAGCCATGCAGGCCATTCATATGTCTTCTGATCGTCCCTGGGCCATCGGTCGTTTGGGGAGAGCCAGGATCCTTGAAGGAGCTTATGTGTGGAGGAAGTTATTGGACCTTGATGTTAAAATCGTAAATGGTACCGATGCTCCCGTTGAACCCATTTCGCCATTTGCATCTTTCTATGCATCTATCTCCAGAAAAACCCTTCAGGGGACACCTGATGGAGGCTATGAGCCTGATCAGAAAATGACTCGGGAACAAGCTTTGCGTTCCTATACCCTAGATGCAGCTTATGGAGCTTTTCAAGAAGAAGTGGTAGGTTCGATTGAGGTGGGTAAATTTGCGGACTTCACCGTTTTGGATCGTGATATCATGACCATTGATGAAGCTGAGGTGTTAAAAACCAAAGCAACGATGACCATAGTAGGTGGAAAAGTCGTATACAAAGGAATATAA
- a CDS encoding arylamine N-acetyltransferase, protein MWAELLQRIGYQGALNPDKETLFALHECHVRSVPFENLDVQHQVEIKLDIPHLFHKVVTQKRGGFCYELNHLFYHLLKEIGFKVSMVSGRTYDDDELGPEFDHLALVIALDEKLWLVDVAFGDLFITPVEITNEKGQTDGRNYFRLEKVGHDWLLWMSSDGGQFEKKYQFSTIPRTIDEFQDQCQWKQDSPDSYFVKNTVVTRPTPSGRKSIFNEKLIMKENGDRKDRMIASPSQLKETLKNDFDIQL, encoded by the coding sequence GTGTGGGCTGAACTACTCCAACGCATTGGTTATCAGGGAGCACTGAACCCTGATAAGGAGACTTTATTCGCCCTGCACGAATGTCATGTTCGGTCCGTTCCTTTTGAAAATTTGGATGTACAGCACCAGGTTGAGATAAAACTGGACATTCCCCATCTCTTTCATAAAGTAGTCACTCAGAAGCGAGGTGGCTTTTGCTATGAGTTGAACCACTTGTTTTATCATCTCTTGAAAGAAATTGGGTTCAAGGTGTCTATGGTTTCGGGCAGGACATACGACGATGACGAACTCGGACCGGAATTTGATCATTTGGCCCTGGTGATCGCTTTAGATGAGAAGCTCTGGTTAGTGGATGTGGCTTTTGGAGACTTATTCATTACCCCTGTTGAGATAACCAATGAAAAGGGACAAACAGATGGACGGAATTATTTCAGATTAGAAAAGGTAGGGCACGACTGGCTGCTTTGGATGTCTTCGGATGGTGGGCAATTCGAGAAGAAATACCAATTTTCAACCATCCCCAGAACCATCGACGAGTTTCAGGACCAATGTCAATGGAAACAGGATTCACCGGATTCCTATTTTGTGAAAAATACGGTTGTCACCAGGCCAACACCAAGTGGAAGAAAGTCCATCTTCAATGAGAAGCTTATCATGAAAGAAAATGGTGATCGGAAGGACAGGATGATCGCTAGTCCCAGTCAATTGAAAGAGACCCTGAAAAACGACTTTGATATTCAGTTATAA
- a CDS encoding acyl-CoA dehydrogenase family protein, with the protein MLGQNGTAKKRNFVDDFESPDFYQIDDLLTEEHKLIRSSIRDFVKKEITPYIEDWAERAHFPYEMVRKFGEIGAFGPAIPETYGGGGLDYISYGLIMQEIERGDSGMRSTASVQGSLVMYPIYAFGSEEQKRKYLPKLGSGEMLGCFGLTEPNHGSNPSGMETHFKDMGDHYLLNGAKMWISNAPKADIAVVWAKSEEGRIHGLIVERGMEGFSTPETHGKWSLRASATGELVFSDVKVPKENLLPGKSGLGAPMKCLDSARYGIAWGAIGAAMDCYESARKYAAERIQFDKPIAAFQLVQKKLAEMLTEITKAQLVNWRLGKMMDEGKATTQHISLAKRNNVAVALEIAREARQIHGGMGITGEYPMMRHMANLESVVTYEGTHDIHLLILGAEITGIPAFK; encoded by the coding sequence ATGTTGGGCCAAAATGGAACGGCAAAGAAGCGGAATTTCGTAGATGATTTTGAGTCACCTGACTTTTATCAGATTGACGATCTGTTGACTGAAGAACACAAATTGATCCGTTCTTCGATTCGAGACTTTGTAAAGAAAGAAATCACACCGTATATCGAAGACTGGGCAGAAAGAGCGCATTTCCCGTATGAAATGGTAAGAAAGTTTGGAGAGATCGGCGCATTCGGTCCGGCTATTCCTGAAACGTACGGTGGCGGCGGACTCGATTACATCTCTTACGGACTCATCATGCAGGAAATCGAGCGGGGAGATTCCGGTATGCGATCTACTGCTTCGGTACAAGGTTCGCTGGTGATGTATCCGATCTATGCGTTCGGTTCTGAGGAACAAAAAAGAAAATATTTACCTAAGCTAGGTTCTGGCGAAATGTTGGGCTGTTTCGGACTAACTGAGCCTAACCATGGAAGTAATCCAAGTGGCATGGAAACGCATTTCAAAGACATGGGCGATCACTACTTGCTCAACGGTGCAAAAATGTGGATCTCAAATGCACCTAAAGCTGATATCGCAGTTGTTTGGGCAAAGAGTGAAGAAGGTCGCATTCACGGTTTGATTGTTGAGCGCGGCATGGAAGGCTTCTCTACCCCTGAAACACACGGAAAATGGTCATTGCGGGCTTCTGCTACCGGAGAGTTGGTATTCAGTGACGTGAAGGTGCCTAAGGAAAATTTACTCCCTGGAAAAAGTGGTTTGGGTGCTCCTATGAAATGCCTGGACAGTGCCCGATACGGTATTGCCTGGGGTGCGATCGGGGCAGCTATGGATTGCTACGAATCTGCCAGAAAATATGCGGCGGAGCGCATCCAGTTTGATAAGCCCATTGCCGCTTTCCAATTGGTGCAGAAGAAATTAGCAGAAATGCTTACCGAGATCACCAAGGCACAATTAGTGAATTGGCGATTGGGTAAAATGATGGACGAAGGTAAAGCCACTACTCAGCACATTTCCCTCGCCAAAAGAAACAATGTAGCTGTCGCCCTGGAAATTGCTCGGGAAGCGCGACAAATCCACGGGGGAATGGGGATTACCGGTGAATATCCGATGATGCGTCACATGGCGAATCTGGAGTCAGTGGTTACCTACGAAGGTACCCATGACATTCACCTGTTGATCTTAGGTGCCGAGATCACTGGGATTCCAGCGTTTAAGTGA
- a CDS encoding CoA-binding protein has protein sequence MKKTLVVGATPHAHRYAYMAAVRLENAGHETLNIGIRKGSVNGQEIINLRDKPPLEDIDTITLYINPHWQEEWGPYLLSLNPKRIIFNPGTENPELARNAQEQGIEVAFACTLVMLSADTY, from the coding sequence GTGAAAAAGACATTAGTGGTTGGGGCTACGCCGCATGCGCATCGCTATGCATACATGGCGGCTGTTAGATTGGAAAATGCGGGCCATGAGACATTGAACATAGGAATCAGAAAGGGATCCGTTAATGGGCAGGAGATCATCAATCTAAGGGACAAGCCTCCATTGGAAGACATAGATACCATTACGCTTTACATCAACCCACACTGGCAGGAGGAATGGGGACCTTATCTGCTTTCCCTGAATCCCAAAAGGATCATTTTCAATCCGGGGACCGAAAATCCGGAACTGGCCCGTAATGCTCAGGAGCAAGGCATAGAGGTAGCATTTGCCTGTACGCTGGTCATGTTAAGCGCTGATACTTACTGA
- a CDS encoding ABC transporter permease: MLRNLILSAWRSLLKKVGFTLTNVFGLAIGMTTCMAIFLYVDYDLSYDEFQDDDVYRMWINRVYPEREVNYPLAPHSFGPQMVQDFPEIIAQGRAFKPFNPTNVTVGDDSYLESNIIFADSFLLSVLHIPLKIGNTEEALSDANSVVLSESIAMKLFGNDDPMGKTVEFFGASKKVTGVAYDYPNNSHFIFDYLTPMHQFPFFNQENWVGFSAMTYLKLQQGTDPMVVEEKLPAFVKQYAEGPIQQRNGISYDEYIEAGNGYNYHLMHVKDIHLHSNLENEMKANGNINYVYIFSVVAIFILVIACINFMNLSTARSTERGKEVGIRKVLGSAKQHLIAQFLTESILMSFFSALLAFGIVALILPWFNELAARPLGLEQVMNPLTLLSSGLIVVIIGALAGLYPAFFISSFTPLSVLKGKLRGSKTGINLRNALVVLQFAISIILISATLIVFNQMEYMQNKPLGFEKDNIIVIENAGAINGQSQDIARFETFKNEIDRLPNVKVSAYSSNMPGDQAGDFSVRIPGTGQKESMIMRQMSFDDDLPETMQMQVLEGRFFSKGFEDSLSIVLNQSAVEKLGLTDPVGRKLIEIAANAEPREYTIVGVINDFHFQSLHVDLKPAAFTSMQGPFQNRSKMVISVQESDIQNTLSSIESKWAEFAPQAPFKSYFLDANMEAFYESELATGRIFSIFTLLAILIACIGLLGLSAFVINQRVKEIGVRKVLGATVPQIVLLLSSDFMKLVGIASILAVPIAYYWMDSWLESFAYSTGVNWFVFVLAAGLALIIGLGTVSFQSIKAAIANPVNSLKDE; the protein is encoded by the coding sequence ATGCTCCGCAACCTCATTCTTTCCGCCTGGAGAAGTCTCCTGAAAAAAGTGGGTTTTACCCTCACCAATGTATTCGGTCTTGCGATTGGTATGACCACTTGCATGGCCATCTTCCTGTATGTCGATTACGACTTGTCCTACGATGAATTCCAGGATGATGATGTCTATCGCATGTGGATCAATCGCGTATATCCGGAACGTGAAGTGAATTACCCCTTGGCACCGCATTCTTTCGGACCTCAGATGGTGCAAGACTTTCCTGAAATAATCGCACAAGGAAGAGCATTCAAACCATTTAATCCGACCAATGTCACGGTTGGCGATGATAGTTATCTCGAAAGTAACATCATTTTTGCGGATTCTTTCCTGCTTTCGGTTTTGCACATCCCTTTGAAAATTGGAAACACGGAAGAGGCATTATCAGATGCGAATTCTGTGGTGTTGTCTGAATCCATCGCAATGAAATTATTTGGGAACGACGACCCTATGGGTAAAACCGTGGAATTCTTCGGAGCTTCTAAAAAAGTAACAGGAGTAGCTTACGATTATCCCAATAATTCTCATTTCATATTCGATTATCTGACGCCCATGCATCAATTCCCATTCTTCAACCAGGAGAATTGGGTAGGCTTTTCAGCCATGACTTATCTGAAATTGCAACAAGGTACCGATCCGATGGTGGTGGAAGAAAAATTACCGGCCTTTGTTAAGCAGTATGCGGAAGGTCCTATTCAGCAGCGCAATGGCATCTCCTATGATGAATACATTGAAGCAGGAAATGGATACAATTATCACCTGATGCATGTGAAGGATATCCATTTACATTCCAATCTGGAGAATGAGATGAAAGCCAATGGCAACATTAACTATGTATATATATTCAGCGTAGTTGCAATATTCATTCTGGTCATTGCCTGTATTAATTTCATGAACCTTTCCACAGCCAGATCCACTGAACGGGGGAAGGAAGTAGGAATCAGAAAAGTATTGGGTTCTGCCAAACAACACCTAATTGCACAATTTTTAACAGAGTCCATCCTGATGTCTTTCTTCAGTGCGCTATTGGCCTTTGGAATTGTTGCATTGATTCTGCCGTGGTTCAATGAGCTCGCCGCAAGACCACTGGGTCTTGAACAGGTAATGAATCCACTGACGTTGTTATCGAGTGGATTGATTGTAGTGATCATTGGAGCGCTGGCAGGTTTGTATCCTGCATTTTTTATTTCCTCGTTTACTCCTTTGTCCGTACTGAAAGGAAAGCTGAGAGGAAGTAAAACTGGCATTAATCTAAGAAATGCGCTAGTCGTCTTGCAATTTGCTATTTCGATCATTCTGATCAGTGCTACATTGATTGTGTTCAATCAGATGGAGTACATGCAGAACAAGCCACTTGGTTTTGAGAAAGACAACATCATTGTGATTGAGAACGCGGGAGCCATCAATGGACAATCGCAAGACATTGCTCGTTTTGAGACGTTTAAGAATGAAATTGATCGGCTGCCCAATGTGAAGGTCAGTGCTTATTCCTCGAATATGCCTGGTGATCAAGCCGGTGATTTTAGCGTAAGAATTCCAGGGACCGGCCAGAAAGAAAGCATGATCATGCGGCAGATGTCCTTTGATGATGACTTGCCCGAAACCATGCAAATGCAGGTTTTGGAAGGACGATTCTTTTCCAAAGGGTTTGAGGATTCTTTGTCCATCGTACTCAATCAATCAGCTGTTGAAAAATTAGGTCTTACTGATCCTGTTGGTCGCAAACTCATCGAGATTGCAGCGAATGCAGAACCAAGAGAATACACGATTGTCGGAGTGATCAATGATTTTCATTTCCAGTCGCTGCACGTCGATTTGAAGCCAGCGGCTTTCACGAGTATGCAAGGCCCTTTTCAGAACAGATCCAAAATGGTGATCAGTGTCCAAGAAAGCGATATTCAAAATACCTTAAGTTCCATCGAAAGCAAGTGGGCAGAATTTGCACCACAGGCACCTTTCAAGTCGTACTTTCTGGATGCTAACATGGAGGCCTTTTACGAATCAGAATTGGCTACAGGTCGGATCTTCAGCATCTTCACTTTATTGGCTATTCTCATAGCATGTATCGGATTATTGGGTTTGTCAGCGTTTGTGATCAATCAACGTGTGAAAGAAATAGGTGTGAGAAAAGTGCTGGGTGCCACCGTACCTCAAATCGTCTTATTACTGTCCTCCGACTTTATGAAACTGGTTGGGATTGCTTCTATACTTGCCGTGCCGATTGCCTATTATTGGATGGACAGCTGGTTAGAAAGTTTCGCCTATTCCACAGGAGTCAATTGGTTTGTATTCGTACTTGCAGCTGGATTGGCTTTGATCATCGGATTAGGAACGGTGAGCTTTCAATCCATCAAAGCAGCGATCGCCAATCCAGTGAATAGCTTAAAGGACGAGTAG
- a CDS encoding leucine-rich repeat domain-containing protein encodes MRFILVSLLLSVGCCAFGQHPADSDTTGMAAAKKQLEKSRKQRQQFEAILTHFDGDRDAARDSLNKFRIAALEQEAVNRVESYKSNTQLDTLKEIDLSHGRLTAIPSFVFQATSLERLILDHNDLHKLSGKLKKLKALKQLDWSYIYADHKKAKIPKIKSLEHLDLSENSFQKIANLKKLKSLKTLDLSTNAFTAIPVKSLLGNRKLEDLYLNKNTEIQIGPGNYEAIPNLKVLKLASCDLTSIDESLYGMTSLTELQLPENKLQSIPGGISNLGRLKTLSFYKNELTNLPADFYNLKNLQIVDLYYNQLEVIDTAISLLTKLEILYLSNNKIYDIPAQLGALPKLRELYLAHNNLTSIPELKDLTSLKVLRIDNNTLYEFPKDLLYLTHLTYLDFSSNQISGLPPGMDTSFPEMQLLYFRENPIDFNIPQNQYIAPMIWEMSQRGVVCSPSFSKEGPQ; translated from the coding sequence GTGCGTTTTATTTTAGTCTCATTACTTCTGTCCGTAGGTTGTTGTGCCTTTGGTCAACATCCGGCAGATAGCGATACCACGGGTATGGCTGCTGCTAAAAAGCAGCTGGAAAAATCCAGAAAGCAGCGACAGCAGTTTGAAGCCATCCTGACACATTTTGATGGAGACAGAGATGCCGCCAGGGATTCCCTGAACAAATTCAGGATTGCAGCATTGGAACAAGAGGCTGTGAACCGAGTCGAGTCCTACAAAAGCAACACCCAACTCGATACACTTAAAGAGATTGATTTGAGTCACGGGAGGTTAACTGCTATTCCCAGTTTTGTCTTTCAAGCCACCTCCTTAGAACGGCTGATTTTGGATCACAATGACCTCCATAAGCTCTCGGGAAAGCTAAAGAAGTTGAAGGCTTTGAAACAATTAGACTGGAGTTATATTTATGCGGACCATAAGAAAGCAAAGATCCCTAAAATAAAATCACTGGAACATCTCGATCTAAGCGAAAACAGCTTTCAAAAAATCGCAAACCTTAAGAAGTTGAAAAGCCTTAAGACTCTGGATCTTTCCACAAATGCATTTACCGCCATTCCCGTTAAATCATTGCTGGGAAACAGGAAACTGGAAGACCTGTACCTTAACAAAAACACAGAAATTCAGATTGGCCCGGGAAATTATGAGGCTATCCCTAATTTGAAAGTGTTGAAATTGGCCAGTTGTGACCTTACCTCGATTGATGAATCGCTCTATGGGATGACAAGCCTGACCGAACTTCAGCTACCAGAAAACAAACTGCAAAGCATCCCCGGAGGTATTTCCAACCTGGGGCGGCTAAAGACCTTGTCTTTCTATAAAAATGAATTAACAAACCTGCCTGCCGATTTCTATAATCTTAAAAACCTGCAGATCGTCGACCTTTATTACAACCAGTTGGAAGTGATCGACACAGCCATTTCTTTACTGACCAAACTTGAAATTCTGTACCTTTCAAACAACAAGATTTATGATATCCCCGCTCAATTAGGTGCGCTACCGAAACTGCGTGAGCTCTATTTGGCTCATAACAATCTCACCTCTATTCCCGAATTGAAAGATCTGACTTCACTCAAGGTGTTGCGAATTGATAACAATACCTTGTATGAGTTTCCTAAGGATTTACTCTACTTGACGCATCTGACTTATTTGGATTTTTCGAGCAATCAAATCAGTGGTCTCCCTCCGGGAATGGACACCTCCTTTCCGGAAATGCAATTACTTTATTTCCGGGAAAACCCAATTGATTTCAACATACCCCAAAATCAGTATATCGCTCCAATGATCTGGGAAATGAGCCAACGAGGTGTAGTGTGTTCTCCCTCATTTTCGAAAGAAGGCCCTCAGTAA
- a CDS encoding tryptophan 2,3-dioxygenase family protein, with protein MEKSVIDNKTLAQIEALGKKYDAMGQDLSSYLDGLLYSDYLTYWDYVHLDTLLSLQTPRTDFPDEKIFIIYHQITELYFNLILNEQQQVIDHADGKREVFLKRVRRINRYFDHLIDSFDVMLDGMDQEQFLKFRMSLLPSSGFQSGQYRKIEINSTDFYNLVPKHSKEQVNADDSIEEQYEYIYWKRGATELASGKKTLTLKQFEKKYSVEFIRQAHEVKENNIYHQYLAFYQGDAEIEEALRHFDHKTNVLWPLAHLKSTIRYLQKSPEDIKATGGTNWQKYLPPRHQGIIFFPKLWSDQEITDWGVHMKLDQ; from the coding sequence ATGGAAAAGTCAGTAATTGACAACAAGACTTTGGCTCAAATTGAGGCCTTAGGTAAGAAGTATGATGCAATGGGGCAGGATTTGTCCTCTTATCTCGATGGTCTCCTGTATTCAGACTACCTCACGTATTGGGATTATGTCCATCTGGACACTTTACTGAGTTTACAAACACCTCGTACGGATTTTCCGGACGAAAAAATATTCATCATCTATCATCAGATCACGGAGTTGTACTTCAATCTGATCTTGAATGAGCAACAGCAGGTCATTGATCATGCAGATGGTAAACGTGAAGTGTTTTTGAAAAGGGTACGACGCATCAATCGGTATTTTGATCACCTCATCGATTCTTTTGATGTAATGCTGGATGGAATGGATCAGGAGCAATTTTTAAAATTCAGAATGTCCCTGTTGCCTTCCAGTGGTTTCCAGTCGGGGCAGTACCGTAAGATCGAAATCAATTCAACAGATTTTTACAACCTCGTTCCGAAGCATTCCAAAGAGCAGGTAAATGCCGATGATTCAATCGAAGAGCAATACGAGTACATTTATTGGAAACGGGGAGCGACGGAACTTGCTTCAGGGAAGAAAACCCTGACATTGAAGCAGTTTGAGAAAAAGTACTCCGTCGAGTTCATTCGACAAGCCCATGAGGTGAAAGAGAACAATATTTACCATCAATATCTCGCTTTCTATCAAGGCGATGCGGAAATAGAGGAAGCATTGCGTCATTTCGATCACAAGACGAATGTCCTATGGCCACTTGCGCACCTTAAATCTACGATTCGGTATTTACAGAAAAGTCCTGAGGACATCAAGGCTACTGGAGGAACCAATTGGCAGAAGTATCTTCCGCCCAGACATCAGGGTATCATCTTTTTTCCTAAGTTGTGGTCTGATCAAGAAATTACGGATTGGGGGGTACACATGAAATTGGATCAGTAA
- a CDS encoding response regulator, translating to MSDLKKTVLYVDDEPNNLLLFKAAFRKKFEVITSASAKDGLEQLDAVPEIELVISDMKMPDMSGVAFVKEAQNRNHRKFFFILSGFDFNEEIEAALANKLIDQSFKKPFSLEEIQQAIDACLS from the coding sequence ATGTCAGACCTCAAAAAGACGGTATTGTACGTTGACGATGAGCCCAACAACTTGTTGTTGTTCAAGGCGGCATTCCGTAAGAAGTTTGAGGTAATCACGTCCGCATCAGCCAAAGATGGTCTTGAACAGCTCGATGCAGTTCCCGAAATTGAATTAGTGATCAGTGACATGAAAATGCCGGACATGTCGGGGGTTGCGTTCGTCAAAGAGGCCCAAAACAGGAATCACCGAAAATTCTTTTTCATCCTATCTGGATTTGATTTCAATGAAGAGATCGAGGCAGCTTTGGCCAATAAATTGATTGATCAAAGTTTCAAGAAACCCTTCAGTCTCGAAGAGATCCAACAGGCAATTGATGCGTGTCTGAGTTAA
- the murB gene encoding UDP-N-acetylmuramate dehydrogenase, giving the protein MLLHHNISLQPYNTFGLDVNGQYVAIIKHLDDIDEVYANHRLRPMPKLVLGGGSNVLFTGNQRKVFLKMEIDGIDVVEEGRDEVIVEVGAGVVWHQFVLWCLDHELSGVENLSLIPGTVGAAPIQNIGAYGVELKEIFHSLDAVEGKTGETRTFVAEECQFGYRHSVFKGKFKGKYIITRVRMKLSKKPAFNIHYGNLKSTLDQMGVDQLSARAISEAVIHIRQTKLPDPLDIGNAGSFFKNPLVERPLLEALQELYPSLPFFEVDENWSKIPAAWLIEKCGWKGKRRGDIGVHEQQPLVLVNYGGGSGKEIVKLSKDIQKSVSSTFGIDLSAEVNII; this is encoded by the coding sequence TTGCTCTTACACCACAATATCTCGCTACAACCGTACAATACCTTTGGTCTGGATGTCAATGGACAATATGTAGCCATCATTAAACATCTGGACGATATTGATGAAGTTTATGCTAATCATCGATTGCGACCTATGCCGAAATTGGTCTTGGGAGGAGGTTCCAATGTGTTGTTTACCGGTAACCAGCGGAAAGTATTTTTGAAAATGGAAATCGATGGGATTGATGTGGTGGAAGAAGGCAGAGATGAAGTCATTGTAGAGGTAGGTGCCGGAGTGGTCTGGCACCAGTTTGTACTTTGGTGCCTGGATCATGAACTGAGCGGGGTAGAAAATCTTTCCTTAATTCCGGGTACCGTAGGGGCTGCACCGATCCAAAACATCGGTGCGTATGGCGTGGAATTGAAAGAGATCTTTCATTCTCTCGATGCTGTGGAAGGCAAAACCGGAGAGACCCGAACCTTCGTGGCAGAGGAGTGTCAGTTTGGGTATCGACACAGTGTTTTCAAAGGCAAGTTCAAAGGCAAGTACATCATCACTCGGGTCAGAATGAAGCTTTCAAAAAAGCCTGCTTTCAATATTCACTATGGCAACCTCAAGTCGACCCTGGATCAAATGGGGGTAGACCAGCTTTCGGCTCGTGCGATCAGTGAGGCGGTCATTCACATTAGGCAGACCAAACTACCTGACCCGCTGGATATTGGCAATGCTGGAAGTTTCTTCAAAAACCCATTGGTAGAGCGGCCCTTGTTAGAAGCCCTACAGGAACTGTATCCAAGTCTGCCATTCTTTGAAGTGGATGAGAACTGGAGCAAGATCCCGGCAGCCTGGTTGATTGAAAAATGTGGCTGGAAAGGTAAACGCCGTGGCGATATAGGCGTTCATGAACAGCAGCCACTGGTTCTGGTCAATTATGGCGGAGGATCAGGTAAAGAGATCGTGAAACTGTCCAAAGACATCCAGAAATCTGTTTCCAGTACATTTGGAATTGACCTTTCAGCGGAGGTGAATATTATTTAA